The sequence CTTGAATCCTTTAAAATGCCGGCAACTTTTTCGGAGATGATCCTTATTTTTACGTCGTCTTTTTCTTTTGCTTCCAGTTAAACAGATAAACACCTGCGCCTGCGAGCATCATCAGCATACAGAGCATCTGACCCATACTGAATATTCCCCATATCAGGCCCAGTTGTGTATCCGGCTCCCGGTAAAACTCGATGATGAAGCGAACGAGGCCATAACCGATGAGATACAGGGCAAAGAGAAACCCGTCAAAAGGACTTTTTTTCCTGATGCTCCAGAGGATAATGAAAAGGACGATTCCCTCAAAAAAGGCCTCGTAAAGCTGAGAAGGATGGCGGAGCTGATGGCTGAAG is a genomic window of Deltaproteobacteria bacterium containing:
- a CDS encoding prolipoprotein diacylglyceryl transferase encodes the protein FSHQLRHPSQLYEAFFEGIVLFIILWSIRKKSPFDGFLFALYLIGYGLVRFIIEFYREPDTQLGLIWGIFSMGQMLCMLMMLAGAGVYLFNWKQKKKTT